AACCCCAGCTTggctcaaaatgtttttattgatttgagagagtgtgtgagagagagagagacaaagagatagagagagagagagaaagtagaagaagaaaattagaagaacacgaacaacaagaacaacaacaagaagagagagagagagagagagagagagagagagagagagagagagagagagagatatcaatgtacCCTCACACAGCGGGGGTGGCAGGTAGAACAATAGAACTTATTAAAAaggtgaacagaactatacacGTCCCACCAGCGGGTCAGAAAGACTGGGGCtcaggttgacaagagccagggacCCCATCACATGTCCTAAGAGTCTTCCATCAGTTTAAGTATCATTTCCTCCATGTCATCCTTCTTGATGTGGTGCACAATGCGCCAGAATCGGTCCATGGAGTCCAGGTACATGCTGTGAAGGTGGATCGTCCACAACGAAGGCATGGTGTTCGAGGTCAGTGGGCTGGTGGGGAGTTCTTTATGCTCACTGGGGTAGTCCACCTGTCACAACTGTACTTGAATGTGACCTCCTGTGTCCATGACGTGATGCAGCCATGTGCGCTTGTTCTCATCCTCATAAACTGAGGGCCCACGAATACTCAGGTAGCTGGGGTGCGAGTTGAGGTGCACGATCGATGGGAGCTCTGCCATGACCCCTCCGTGGTCCAcagagcaacagccacagcttctcagagcctctcgcTACTTCGGTCCTGGTATCTAAAGACAGGAAATGAGGTCTCCAAATGCATTTTACTATACCTTTTAACTTTATGGTTTTTACggttgtgtttgtggttgcctttggtttattttgcaaatttataaatctcaacttgtctttcttttcagttttagagCTCTTTCTCGAACAGACTGTACAAAAAGTACATGAGgtaaaatatgactctatgaaGGTAATATGGtcctatgaaattttaaaaacacttttaaatgaCTGTTAACATAGAACCTTAATCTCATTTCAggggtacaccccaatgattagacattatataatcgACTCAGAAATCATGGAATTAATcccatacccatctgacaccaaaCACAGTTATTATAAAAGTACTAGAGTCTCAGTGCACATAATTTATGCACTCAAGGGGGTGCTCCGCCTACCCTTCAGCCTCTCCTAGTCcaagaccccttgagggatgtccaactgactgcTAGGCACtctttagtgctgccgtggaggctgCCACCAACCCCTGTGCTCCggagccgtgagcctggcttttggatgaatggcactccccctgtgggagtgcactgaccaccggtggACAGCTCTTCTCATAAGCATCtgtccccagtggtcagtgcgtgtcatagcaaccagtcattctgctgtttggtcgatttccatattagccttttattatatacgattgcATAGACTCAATACTTTACTTTACTATGCCATGACTATTTTTTCGTGTTTTgcatatagttttactgatttcagagagaaagggagagggagagaaagaaagatcaatgatgacagagaatcatggattggttgcctcctgcatgcccactactggggatcaagactgtaacccgggctagtgccatgactgggaatctaatCCACATCTCCCGGTTCCTAGGTTTAGGCTaaaaactgagccatgccagccaggctcttttctttccttttattttctttccttattttttcttttcttatcttctcttttcttttcctttattttcttctcatttcttttctttcctttcattttcttttgtttttaaattaatactttgtagttgtttcaatttttctttttgtcctgacaacACCACCTTCTTAATGATCATCTCAGAGGAAACTCAAAAACCATAGAACCACCCAAATCATGCAAATaacatgcaaataatatgctCTACCCTTAACAActggcagaggaacaaagctaaCGTCAGCGTCCTGGTGGGCTTCTTAACTGTGGTCTtgcttctcaagtgctggtgagagaggcaagaccaaaatattcatgGACAGACAGAAACCAATGTTACCTGAAGGGACAAACAGGAAGCAAATGACAGCTGAAACAGCAAATAGGATTCCTGAGGGCTCATAACATCACTTACAGAATGATCTCttccttccccaaacctcagccaagctcttggcaagagctgtatggttttgctgctaaactcacttcagtccacaaagCCCAAATTCCTCCATCAGATCAAACTCCATCCccaatccttcctcctcctcctcccatccatctttttcttgCCTGTTCTTCTTGCTGTGAAGGCAAATCACCATTCGTAGCTCCTTTCCTTTGTGACCGTtctctgcttccccctgtcacctgcagaagaaagaacatgaccatgatacacgtattcccaggagtccatgtaccaggaatgtgtccagaaaaaacaaggttcccctgactcacaccccagaaacaAGTCCCGTGAGACAGGTGGTgttgaggaaggaaagaggtttattcattTCGCGGCAACCTGAGAAGATGAAGGATACTCATCCCAaaacccatctgcacatctcaCTGCAAGAAGAGGCTTTTATAAGGATGgagaggccaaacagagcaaagaggttAGGGGGCGGGGTTGGAGAAGTTCTCTATGTGTGGACaggcacagtccaatctgataaggatcttgcaaaTGGTCATATGTCGGTCCAGTGTGCGTCATCCTACACTTTGTtctcctggttctaaggttgaaggtcatcAAATCTTCCAGAACTGGCAAGGTCAGAGTTTATATCTTCTaaaattagttcctaggattcttatacaaacatgctgtttacctaCAAGCTTCATTATCAGTCAGAGTCtgtatttacagaaacaatgtaaAAAGAATGttgaggtgagttgtaattcccactGTGACATGAATGCTGAGATGCTTCAAGGCGTTTCCACcctttgaaaaagtcaaattggccctggccggtttggctcagtggatagaatgtcagccttcGACCTGAAGAGTCcttggttccattcctggtcaagggtacacgcccaggttgtgggcttcatcccagggagggacgtgcaggagggagccgacccatgattctctcatcatggatgtttcgaACTCTtttcctctgctttcctctctgaaatcaataaaaatatatttgaaaaaaaaggaaaaaatcaaattGCCTCCCCAATATTCACAACCTGAACCGAAGTGTATAGAAATACCCTGAATCAGGCAAATGTCCAAGTTCCTTGGAAAGAATAAAAGTGCCTGTCTCCAACACACCGTTTTGAAATCCCCAACGCTGGGACAGGAATTTTTCATGGAGGTTGCGGTCgcaaattcttttcatttttggacATCTGGTCAACCCAATTCTAATGGAAGTTCTGATGTaagcctgcccccctccccgaaAGGGTGGGATATCAAACAGCTGGGCAAGCCCACCCTTAAATTCTTAAATATTCCTCATTCATCAGCCCACACTTGACATCTATCCATAGCCTCTCATCCGAAGAATCATGTGGGCTTAGAAGTGTTAATATCATAGAAAATGCATCCAATAAACCtctacacacagccttctccctactcttaaaaaagacaaagagtaTTCAATGACAGACACAGGCACCCCTGACtataaagttcaaaaaaaaatttaatgtattcatttcgggagagagtcattgattcTTTTCCAAGTAATTTTCAGCATAATCCCGTTAATCCTTCTCTGAACTTAAGGTCTTTGTATTTGTGTTTGAATGAATCCCAACCATAGGTTATAGCAACATGTATGTATCTTTATAACAAGAAAGAACAAGTAGAGCAattactatctatactaataaagggtaatatggtaattagacaggatgtcttccagacgaccttctggatatccttcctgacaaaggtggccccaggagaAGCCACTCAGGGTGCCGGGTGCCTGAAACCAGGTGGGGCAAAGCTGACACTGGTGCCAGGTGCCTGTTTCCAGCCAGAACAGGGAAGCCTGGTTCCTGGGTGCAGGGgtagaggcaattaggggtgatcaggccagcaggaaagcaCATAGAGGTGAtcgggccaacaggggagcagttagagacATCAGGTGGCAGAGgagaagttaggggcgatcagacaggcagaggaacagttaggggtgattggaCTGGCacgcagaggggttaggggcaatcacacaggcaggcgagcggttgggagccagcagtcctggattgcaagagggatgtcccagaatGGAGAaggcctgagggacacccccccctctgCCCCCGTGCAAtagtttcatgcaccggaccaATACTACTGAAATGATTGTCTACGGTGGATTTTCTTCTCTTCTAGACTCCATCATGTcagtctgctttttaaaaaagtatttgctaTTTTTACAAAGCCCAAAGTGATACTTTGACATTATATATGACTTCCTACATATATTTCCACATAATAGATGTTTTAGGGGATATTCATAAATATCAAATGCCAACTAAGTGCATGGGTTTTTAATACTTTGGGACATTGGTCTAAAGGcagagaacatatatgcataacccatagacacagtcaacagtgtggtgatggccacaggaaaagggggggaaatggtgGAGGTTGGATAAgagagggaaaatggggacattagtagtaatgacaacaataaaaaaagtaaaaaaataaatatgatgcccagctggtgtggctcagtgtttgagtgtcgacctatgaaccaggaggtcacaggttctattccaggtcaggcacatgcctgagttgctggctcgatccccagtaggtggcgtgcaggacacatccaatccatggttctctctcatcattgacgtttctctctctcaccctctccctccctctctgaaatccataaaaacatatttattaaaaacacacacatacacacacataaaaccaGAACTTTTTTCTGAAGGGCAGTAGAAAAAACgatgctttcatttctttgaagACATGGGGGGGCAGGGAGTGTGTGATAATCTGAAATTATCCATAACCCTCCTTAAAAAAAGGCCAGTCATGTGTCAGACCCCAAAAACCCAACAAGGATGTGAAATCCACTTGAAATGCTTAAAAATtaccaataaaaacaaacaaaaaaacaaatgtaaacTGTTGGGGAAGGTGAGAAAAGGAAACTTCTAGGGTTATTGGGGTAAGAAACGTCACACAGAATGGGAACAAAAAGTTATGGGAGACAAAGTATAGACACAATTAACACGACTTCCCCTTTATTTTAAATCTCGGGCTTTTTTCTAATGGAAATGGAAGCTTCCTCAGACGAAACTAATCTCCAACGTGATGAAATATATATACTGGGGGAACTCTATGTATTTGCGGAATCTGAGCTTAAATTCCTGTTCATATTCTTGGAAGACGAACGATAGGTCTTAAGAACTGGTTCCCAATTTCATCGCCCATGGAAATCAAAGACTTGGTGggctctttaaatatatttttatgagaggccaggtgcacgaactcgtgcaccagtggggtccctcggcctggcctgtggaattaTGGTGAAAccggctctctaacatcccctgaggggtcctggattgcgagagggtgcaggccacgcctagggaccccactggtgcaatatcggggtggggtgggatgtgggaggttggccagctggggagggaccataggacgtctccagggcatgtccaggcTGTCAcaatcagtcccgatcagccagacctaAGCAGCAAGCCgacctaccagtctgaatgtcttGTCCATGGTGGTCAATCCATGTCATAgggagcagttgagcaaccttagtatATCGTTTGCATATTatgatttgattggttgaacagatgaccggatcactggacacttagcatatgaggcttttattacataggattgatttcatacaaaaagggagtgagaaacatcaatgatgagtgaaaaTTATAAATCGGGTGCCTCCtactcgccccctactggggatcgagcccacaaccagagcatgtgcccttgaccagaattgaaactgggaccttccagagtccacaatccaaccctctatccactgagccaaacaagctaggacTCATTGGTTAAATCTTgtgtgtaccctgaccaggaattgaaccgtgacctctgggttcataggtcgtcCCTCAAAAACATCACCTtggctcaaaatgcttttattgatttgagagaaagggagagagacagcgagacaaagagacagagagagagagagagagagagagagagagagagagagagagagcgaaaggagaagaagaagaagatgatgaacaagaacaagaagaagaagaacaagaagaaagaaagaaagtgagagagagagatcaaggtGCCCTCGAACCCAGGCGGTGGCAGATAGAACAACAGAGCTTATTAAGAaggtgaacagaactatacaTATCCCACTGGCAAGAAAGCAGTACTGGGGCtcaggttgacaagagccagggacCCCATCACGTGTCCTATGAGTCTTCCATCAactcaaggatcatttcctccacACCATTCTCCTTGATGTGGTGTACAATGCGCCAGAACCGGTGAAGGCTGTCCAGGTACTGGCTGCCAGGTTTGCGCGTCCACATCAAAGGCATGGTGCTCGAGGACAGTGGGTTGGTGGTGAGTTCAATATGCCCACTTGGGATGTCTTCCTGGCGCAACCGTACTTGCAGGACACCTCTTGTCTCCATGACGAGATGCAGCCACGTACGCTGCTTTTCGTCCTGGTATACCGAGGGCCGACGGATCCTCAGGCATATGGGGTGAGAGGTGAGGTGCATCTTCGACGGGAGCTCGGCCATCACCCCTCCTtggtccaaggagcaacagccacagcttctcagagcctcttgCTACTTTGGTCCTGGTATCGAAAGACAGGGGATGGGGTCTCCAAACGCATTTTACCTCgacttttatctttatggtttttaccattgtgtttgtggttgcctttggtttattttgcaaatttatgAATCTcaactgttctttctttttagttttagatCTCTCTACTCGAACAACCTGTACAAAACGTACTTAATGTAAAATATTACTCTGTGAAGTTAACGTGgtcctatggaattttaaaaacatttataaatgtgctgacatacaacattatgttcatttcaggggtacaccccaatgattagacattatataatggactaagaaatcatgcaattaatctcatacccatctgacaccgtACACAGATGTTATAATATTACttgaggctcagtgcacaaaatttacgCACTcaagtgggtccctcagccaaccctgcagcctctcccagtctgggaccccttgagggatgtctaactgaaggcttaggcccgctttagtgctgccgtggaggctgCCACCTACCCCTGTGATcggcagctgtgagcctggcttatggctgaacggtactccccctttgggagcacactgaccagcagtgGACAGATCCTGCCATGAATATCTGCCCCCGGTGGCCTTTGCGTGTCATAACGACCAATAATTCTGCCGTTTTTagaattgcatattagccttatattatATTGGATTGATTCAAGGCTCTAATTTCCTGTGCCGtgactattctttctttttttatatagttttactgatttctgagagaaagggagagagaaagaaagagaattatcattgatgacagagaatcaagaattggttgcctcctgcacacctcctactggggatcaagactttaacccgggcatgtgccatgactgggaatcaaatcgacATCTCTTGGTTTTTAGGTTTTAGCTAAACAACAGAGACATGGCAGCtgggctctttttttcttttcttttcttttctttttttcttaattaaagttTGTAGTtggttcaacttttctttttgtcctgacaacAACACCTTTTTTTCTGAtcatctcagagggaactcacaaaccatagaacAACCCACCCATGCAAATAATATCCTTTACCTTTAACAGCTGGCAGAGGAAAAAGCTAACGTCTGCGTCAAGCTGGAATTCTTAACAGCCGTCTTGgttctcaagtgctggtgagagaggcaagaccaaaatattcagggacagacagatacCTGGAATAGCTGATCAGGCAAACAGGAAGCAAGGGACAGCTGAAACAGCAAGTCggattcctgaggtctcataatatcacttatagaatgatctctcctttccccaaacctcagccatgctcttggcaagagctgtatggttttgctgctaaactcacttcagtccacaaattccaaattcctccctcagatcagactccatccccaatccttcctccacctcctcccatccatctttttcttaccCGTGATTCTTGCCCTGAAGGCAAAGCACTGTTCTGCAgtcctttcctctgtgaccagtctctgcttccccctgtcacctgcagaagaaagaacatgaccatgatacacatattcccaggagtccatgtaccaggaatgtgtccagaatAACAAGGTACCAATGACTCACACCCCAGAAAGCAGTACCAGGAAACAGGTCGTagtcaggaaggaaagaggattATTCAGGTGCCagcaacctgagaagatgggggaagctcGATCCAAAACTCATCTGCACATCTCAGTACAGGCAGAGCCTTTTATAAGGAAGGAGAGGCCAAAGAGAGCAAAGAGGTCCGGGGGCGgggcttgagaagttctctacGTGCCCACAGGCACAAaccaatctgataaggatcttgcaagtggtcaggtgaGGGTCCAGTGTGCGTCATCCTAGCCTTTGTCGTCCTtgttctaaggttgaaggtcatcaaatctcccagaactgggaaggtcagaATTTATATCTACTAAAATTAgatcctaggattcttatacaaacaggctgtttatctacaagcttcattattagtcagagtctgcatttacacgaacaatgtggaaagaatggtGAGGTGAGATGTAATTCCCATGAATTACATGAATTCATGTAATTAATGTGGCATGAATTCTGAGTTGCTTTGTTCTTCTTCAAGGCATTTCCACCttttgaaaaagtcaaattgtcCCTggagggtttggctcagtggatagagtgtcagcctttgaACTGACGCaatctgggtttgattcccagtcaaggtcacatcccaaggttgtgggcttgacccccagtgagggacttgcaggagtcagtgatccatgattctctcatcatggatgtttctaactctctccctcaccattcttctctgaaaaaataaaataaaataataaacaactcGCAGCTCAATGACCTGGACTGAGGCAAACCCTTTCCAATTAGGAAGGAAAGATGAATTGGGTCCTTATAGAATGATCgctcccttccccaaacctcagccatgctcttggcaagCGCTGTATGGTTTTGttgctaaactcacttcagtccacaaagtccaaattcctccctcagatcagactccatccccaatccttcctcctctttctcccatccatctttttcttacctgttcttcttgctctgaagACAAAACACCGTTCTtcgctcctttcctctgtgactgaTCTCTGCTTCcacctgtcacctgcagaagaaagaaaatgaccatgatacacatattcctagaagtccatgtaccaggaatgtgtccagaaacaacaaggttcccctgactcacaccccagaaCCAGTCCCGTGAGACAGGAGGTTGTATGGaaagaaagaggtttattcaggtgccggcCACCTCAGAAGATGGGGGAACCTCGTCCCAAAAtccatctgcacatctcagtgcagtcagaggcttttataaggagggagaggccaagcagagcaaagaggtcagggggcggggcttgagaagttctctacGTGTCAACaggcacagtccaatctgataaggatcttgcaagtggtcaTGTGTCGGTCCAGTGTGCGTCATCCTACACTTTTTCCTCCTGGTTCTAacgttgaaggtcagcaaatatcccagaactgggaaggtcagagttAATATCTTCTAAATTTAGTTCCTAGGATttttatacaaacatgctgtttacctaCAAGCTTCATGATTAGTCAGAGTCTACATTTACAGGAACATTTTGGAAAGAATGGTGAGATGAGTTGTAATTCCCACTGTGACATGAATGTTGAGATGCTTCGTTCTTCTTCAAGGCGTTTCCACcctttgaaaaagtcaaattggccctggccggttaggctcagtggatagagttttggcctgcgaactcaaggatcccgggtttgattcccagtcaagggcacatgcccaggttgtgagcttgatccccagtgagggacatgcaggaggcagccgattcatgattctctcaacatggaagtttctaactctctccctctccattcctctctaaaaaaaaaattaaaaacaactccCAGCTCAATGACCTGGTTTGAGGCAAACTCTTCCCCATTTAGGAAGAAAAGATGAATGGGGTCCTAAGGAAATGTTCGGCATCTGCCCGGTTGCATTTAGAAGAagcaaaataagaagaaaaaagaaaaaaaaaacggcagaaaataatatttaattcaaaTGACACCCTCATACTGGCCTCGAAGGAATCGAGCACAAAAAGGTCACGAATCAAAGTGTCTGCAGTGCGACACATGACAGATCTTGAGGCGTGggctcttttataaaaaatataattttttattgattttagagaggaagggagagagagaagaaacatcagtgatgataagagagaatcatggacctgctgcctcctcacgcccctcactggggattgatcctgcaacctgggcatgtgcccttgcctgggaatcaaactggggactcttcagtttgcaggccgatgctctatccattgaaccaaaccagcaccGGCGCTAGGTCATCTTTAAATGACTAACCACCTGGTAtgttaaaccaaaaaaataataaactattttaaaacaatgtgcatttaaTCTGAATGCAACccttgcttaaaatatttaaatgtttaattgactcagagaggaaggaaaagcgagcgggagagaaacatccatgatgagagagaatcatggatcagccgcctcccgcacactcaCTACTGGTGATCGatcctgaaacccgggcatgtggccttgaccaggaatcgaaccatgacctcctggttgataccttgacactcagccactgaaaCATGCCAGCTGGTCGCGAcgtgcaatattttgaatatgagaaacacacCTTAGAAACACATGCCTCACTCTCCACAGTCCTCAGCTTTAAAGGTCTCAATTTGCATTTGCAAGCACTTTCTTGCAAGaggagaatttattttttaaaaaaaatacattttgttgattttttgaagagaggaagggagaggaaaagagtgttcgaaacatcgatgagagagaaacattgatcagctgcctccagcacactccctactggggatgagcccacacccaaggtacatgcccttgactgtaaatgaacctgggaccattcaatctgcaggccaacgctctatccactgggccaaaccggttttgaCCTGCAATTGGAGAATTTAATCAGCAGTCAGTGATCTCTTTAATGCAACCATAGATGACCTAAAATAGACTTCTGGGGCTCACTCCAGTTCCCTCTCCTGATGCCTCTCTCTGGTGCAATGGAAGATGAATTTTATGATTGCTGGTCTTTTTTTGGGGCTGTTCATtgctaaacacaattaaaaacccaaatgcacCCAGAGCTAGACTCTaaagccacacacagagccggctCGAGCCTTCAGGAGAGGAGCCCTGGCACCCCTTGTAATttctcaaaggaaagagatgatcagcatAAAATACCCATAATCCCCCAAACATTCGTTCTTTTTTTTGAGAGGGTAGTATTGGTTGTCGaacctcaggagatcaaacaatgagaactctggtcattgaaatgaaagCTATTTCCATTGATGTCTTCGAGCCTTGTCTATCGGGGCTGGGTTA
The sequence above is a segment of the Myotis daubentonii chromosome X, mMyoDau2.1, whole genome shotgun sequence genome. Coding sequences within it:
- the LOC132223766 gene encoding T-cell leukemia/lymphoma protein 1A-like; amino-acid sequence: MAELPSKMHLTSHPICLRIRRPSVYQDEKQRTWLHLVMETRGVLQVRLRQEDIPSGHIELTTNPLSSSTMPLMWTRKPGSQYLDSLHRFWRIVHHIKENGVEEMILELMEDS